The nucleotide sequence NNNNNNNNNNNNNNNNNNNNNNNNNNNNNNNNNNNNNNNNNNNNNNNNNNNNNNNNNNNNNNNNNNNNNNNNNNNNNNNNNNNNNNNNNNNNNNNNNNNNNNNNNNNNNNNNNNNNNNNNNNNNNNNNNNNNNNNNNNNNNNNNNNNNNNNNNNNNNNNNNNNNNNNNNNNNNNNNNNNNNNNNNNNNNNNNNNNNNNNNNNNNNNNNNNNNNNNNNNNNNNNNNNNNNNNNNNNNNNNNNNNNNNNNNNNNNNNNNNNNNNNNNNNNNNNNNNNNNNNNNNNNNNNNNNNNNNNNNNNNNNNNNNNNNNNNNNNNNNNNNNNNNNNNNNNNNNNNNNNNNNNNNNNNNNNNNNNNNNNNNNNNNNNNNNNNNNNNNNNNNNNNNNNNNNNNNNNNNNNNNNNNNNNNNNNNNNNNNNNNNNNNNNNNNNNNNNNNNNNNNNNNNNNNNNNNNNNNNNNNNNNNNNNNNNNNNNNNNNNNNNNNNNNNNNNNNNNNNNNNNNNNNNNNNNNNNNNNNNNNNNNNNNNNNNNNNNNNNNNNNNNNNNNNNNNNNNNNNNNNNNNNNNNNNNNNNNNNNNNNNNNNNNNNNNNNNNNNNNNNNNNNNNNNNNNNNNNNNNNNNNNNNNNNNNNNNNNNNNNNNNNNNNNNNNNNNNNNNNNNNNNNNNNNNNNNNNNNNNNNNNNNNNNNNNNNNNNNNNNNNNNNNNNNNNNNNNNNNNNNNNNNNNNNNNNNNNNNNNNNNNNNNNNNNNNNNNNNNNNNNNNNNNNNNNNNNNNNNNNNNNNNNNNNNNNNNNNNNNNNNNNNNNNNNNNNNNNNNNNNNNNNNNNNNNNNNNNNNNNNNNNNNNNNNNNNNNNNNNNNNNNNNNNNNNNNNNNNNNNNNNNNNNNNNNNNNNNNNNNNNNNNNNNNNNNNNNNNNNNNNNNNNNNNNNNNNNNNNNNNNNNNNNNNNNNNNNNNNNNNNNNNNNNNNNNNNNNNNNNNNNNNNNNNNNNNNNNNNNNNNNNNNNNNNNNNNNNNNNNNNNNNNNNNNNNNNNNNNNNNNNNNNNNNNNNNNNNNNNNNNNNNNNNNNNNNNNNNNNNNNNNNNNNNNNNNNNNNNNNNNNNNNNNNNNNNNNNNNNNNNNNNNNNNNNNNNNNNNNNNNNNNNNNNNNNNNNNNNNNNNNNNNNNNNNNNNNNNNNNNNNNNNNNNNNNNNNNNNNNNNNNNNNNNNNNNNNNNNNNNNNNNNNNNNNNNNNNNNNNNNNNNNNNNNNNNNNNNNNNNNNNNNNNNNNNNNNNNNNNNNNNNNNNNNNNNNNNNNNNNNNNNNNNTACTGTTATGTTGTTTTCACCATTTCTTCTTTCTTACCAACTGTACCATGTAGCTCATGTATGGtgtacaaaatttgaatttgttatttttgataaaaattaaaagttaactGAACAGTGAAATAAAGTATCATTGCCAAGAAAATTGAACTGAAAAAAGTGAGTTTAATTCGTGGAtctaaataagaaaaacataGACGCATGAAAAATATGCATATCTTATAAAGATTATGTCTGGTGGTAGAAATCAATTGTCACTTCGTTTCAATTTGCAATATACATATAGTAAATAATGGTTTTGGATTTGCCCACTAATATCATTCCTTTCGtctttgtttctttctttaaACAAAATCTACATATGAACGTTCGATGTATACAATTGAGAAAAAATTCCAGAAGTCACGCCTTTCTTGTAGATCCCACAACTGCCGTCTCAGAAAGAATCACATCAGCTAGCTGCAACTCTGATTTTCCACAACAAACTGCTCTCACCATACGAGAATTACCAACACTTCCTGAAAAAGGTCTTCCTTATTATAAAGTCAATGCTATCAATTTATTTTCCCTAGACGATATGTGTCACACTTTATCGATGCGTGAattaagaaatagaaattaatttagaattattttgctttgaaaatacACCTTTACACATCATTTGTACTTTCTTTACCAGCTTCTAGCTATCAAATTTGTACGAATGAACCCCAAGATAATTTAACCAGAGGGGAACAAATATGTAGTTCTTTGTCCATCTATGAAATAGGTACGCCTTCTTTTTACATTATATTTTCCGCTATGGCATATGATATTTGTTGCATTACTATAAGCTGTGACTTTCTATATAAGGGTGCACATCGGGTATGTCTACACCACATGTTGCAACCTTAATGCCAACGAAAGGTTCGGGCTAATTCACTATTAGAATAACAAATTCTATTATTGTATTACAGTTATCTTCTCTTTTAACAAGTACTTGTtgcattttttaaatattcagGTCATACGCGGATAAAAAAAAGTGTCCTGCTATTATAGAACAACGAAGTGAGTACATTGCTCTAAAAAAAGTTCTGACTGTTTATATTGTAATGCTAAAAAATTTGAATATGAATCTGGCGGATTTTGTTGCAACAATGGCTCAATACGGCTAACAACACATGAAATGCCACCTGAATTAGCAAAAGTATACTTTGCTGAGACAGAAGAATCTGAACATTTTCGCACTTATATCAGGACATACAACAATATATTTGCTTTCACTTCACTTGATGTAAAATATgataaagaattagaaaaaaagaaattgtggTATTTATACATTTAAAGTTCAAGGACAAATTTATCACTTTATAGACGATTTAATTGCTTTTAACCAAAAACCTAAAAATTTACAACTGTACTTTTACGATCATGAGAATGAGCTAGCCAATAGGATGGCTTGTTCGACAAAAGTCGATGAATCAATTGTGCAAAAATTGATGGATATCTTGAAAGTGAACCCATACGCTATATTTCTAAAATCTCTCTTGAATGTTCCTCAATTAACAAATTTTTACATTACCCTTAAATGTGACTCATCCTTAGATCAACGAACATATAACTTACCCTGCGCATCAGAGGTTGCGGCAATATGGCCCGAGGAAAATGCTACAGGTTGTATCTCTGCACCACATATTCGAATCTACACTCAAAGTAATAGAGCTCAATTAgtaaattattattatggatGTTATGAGAGAGCTCAATTAgtaaattattattatggatGTTATGATCCTCTCAGTATCCATTAACTACATTAACTAGTGTGGTGTTGCCCGTGCAAGGCACGGGCCCAACAAATTCCTTCCCACGCGTACAACATGCCAAAGCTCAAAGTCGTTTGATCCCTTTACCAATCGTAGAAGATGACTTATTCTATCTCCTTGCTATCTCCATTGGTTGAACGGGGGGTATCAGAAGATCTCTGCTTACCTTAGCCTGTTGAGAAATTAGACGTCTCATCAGCTGCATCCATTTCAGTTGGACCGTCGAGTAGCATGGTGGTGCATTTAGATATCTTGATAGAATACCTCTCTGATGGAGTGTGTGCGTCTATCGAGACACCAAATAAATTCATCGGAGTTGGAGCTTTCCTCGTCAATTCCAAACTTTTTCATATCAACGTCATTAGATAGGCCATTCTCAGCTGCAGAAAGAGGAGCTCACAAAAATTGCAAATGAATTTACAGAATCTGATTGAAGTCAACAGTAAGAGATAATACtttaaaaaaagagaggaaagaatgaaagagagttacCATTGCAACCTCCAGGCCAATATTGTTTGGTGCAAAAGCCATGTGTTTGCAAAATGAGACTTGATCGTTAGATCAAAACAGTCGTGGAGTTAGGATTTTCACAAAGGAGGTGACCAGTGGTCCGGCTCCCATACCTTCAGGTGATCAGCGCATCAAGCCTAGCAATAGCCACTGGGCGAATGGGTCTCTATGCTCACTACAATCTAGTCAGAAAAGTTGATCAAAGAATCAatcaagtatcaaaataaaagtaacaaCTTATAATTAGTAGCACAAAATATAGAAGCTAAATTATAGAGAAGTTGTTTCAGAGACAGGAGCTCCTGTTGATATTCTTATAATGTAAAACTGACCGATCTCCAACAGTCATTGACCAAAAACAATAACTTTCTGGAAAGTGTGTACTCCACAAAAACTTTCTAGATAAAGATTTCTAAACTCCTTATTCAAAGACAAGAGAGGTTGAGGCAAAATCATCCACAGTATTAAGAATTCTAAAATTGTTAAAATTAGCAGAACTTAGTCATAGCTTTATGGACCAAAAAATTCACACAACAATTACTTCATAAACTTGAAACCATTCAAAAGCAGGGCAGGTTATTCAGAATTATCAACAAAGAACAACACAATAAATGCGACCAAATCAATCACctccaaatcaataccaaacatAGAATCTCAACATACatttacatcaagaaacaatTGATTAAAACCTCAAATACCCAATTCAgcaaaatcaatttcaagtgttGCACTATCAAGAAATTAGTCAATTTACTAATCCATCAATAAAAAGACTTGAACTTTAGCCCCCCCTCAATCTCCACCCctcaaaaaaataccaaaaagagcTTACAACAAAGGGGCTAATTTTTGCTTATTGGAAGAAATTTCTGCAGATATTAAATAAGCCAACATCTTCAAAATGCatgaataattaagaaaatagaagTAAACTTAAGCAAGATATTGACATCCTCAGAGTAGCAATTTAGATGAACTAAAGTTTACCTGGAGTGCACTGATTATGATACGATTAACTCCCACCAACATTTTTCTCCCAAATTCTTCATCCGTCCTCTATGCAGATTTATCCTCTACATCAAGAATATTTAAATCACAAAAAGGTGAATGCATGAcaaataatactttaaaaaatcCTTCTGATCATGtggaaaaataaatacatacCTTGAATAATTTGATGAGTTGGGATCTTAAATAGGCCTTGACCATCAGTTTAAATGATGTCTTTAAGTATCTTCAAAGGAATGCTATCAGTAATGGCTTTTAACGGAGGTTTTTGAGGCAATTTGATTTCTTCTTCATAAAGTTTAAGTACTTCCTTACTGGTATGAAACTCATTAGGTGTGTTATCAAACAACGCCTTAAACCCTGGCAGAAGTGTTTGCATAATGGATATTAAGGACAATGTCAAGAAGTCTGTCATCTTTACATGACCAAATCGCTCGTCTCTTGGGACGTATATGTCTAAGCTTATAAGCAACGGGATGTTGCTGTCGGAATTAGGATCTGGAGAGAATACAGAGCAATTGTTAAGACAATTTGAGATTGACTATTATAGTTGTTGAATAACAAAAATAGATAGTATTGTGAGTGTCCTAACCTATTTTGGTTGGGTTGCAACCTGTCCTGCCTCTTTGAGGTTAACGATACTCAAAGGATTCTCCAAGGATAGCTTTGGCATACTCTTAGCCTTTATCTGGTTTACCTAAGTTATTGTAACAAAATACAACTGGTCCTTCACATAAATGTTAACATAACTGAACACAAAAACATCTTATTTGCTCTAGTTTTTAGACATTTTCCAAGAAACAGATGCTGTGAATTCAATTTTATTGTAATATTTAAAACAGACAGATAGAAACTCTTATTTGAATTTCCATTTACAAGTTACTGTAAGTTTAAAAATCTAGTCCCTTCCATTTTAGATttcaggaaaaaaaaaggaaaagaacaaTAACGACAATAATATATCCAACAAAAAggagtttgtttaatttttttttagagctTTAGTGTAGCGGGATGCCCCTTTTATTTGAAGTAAGTCCATCCATAGTGGAGGAATTCTGGTCAATTTTTTCTAAATATGACCTTCCCCTCCCATAAAGAGAGTTTCTTGTTCCTTTTCTAACAAGGATGATGAGCGACAATGACATGAAACAAGAAAGAACGATGAACTATAATATGAGCTTAAGTTAATAAAAGTGATTTAGTAGCAAATGTGGGTCAAACCCAAAGAAGCTATTAAAGGAGGAAGACATGTCAATATGGAGTGAAGTCAGACAAAATGAGTtattgaataagaaaaagaatggaATACATGAGAGCTGCATAACCTGGATGATAAATTAGGATAAGCAGCTTCAACTCTAGTTGAAAAGGCGCATTTTTCAGCAGCAGCAGAAAGTTGCCAAGGAAAGTTTCACAAAGTAAATAGAAGCAAAGGCATCATTATCTAAGGTATGATAAGGCTTTATGGATAATTTCATCGTACACCACATTGTGTTGAATGATCATATCATTACTTTCTGCTATAGGTGGACGGATTAATATTTTCACACATTTTGAAGTTTTGGCCCTTGACAAAGCTACATAAAGTTGACCATGTGAAAAAACAGGTTCGCATAAATAGATTCCAACAAAATCTAATGTTTGACCCTGAGCTTTATTCATGGTCATAGCAAAACACAATCGTAGAGGAAGCTGCGTTCTTTTAAATTGAACGGGAATGTTTTCATCCTGTGATGTTAACAATGGTATTCTTGGAATAAAAACATGTGTATTCTTAAAATCACCACTTTCAATTTTTGCACTTATGACGTGTTTTAAAGTCACAACATGTTAATCGCGTGCCATTACATAAACCTGAACACGGATTTAAATTTCGCAACAATATAACTGGACAGTTCTCTTTTAAAGTTAACTTATAAGGAGGTAAACCAGGAGGATCTAAAGTGTGTAAAAAATCCTCAAATTGGCTTTGATCATTTGCTTCAGCagtttcatctattgcgacatatgttCTAGCTTTTTCTGgaaattttgtaattaacataTCATTTATCTGGTTTACGAAatcattttttgttgttaaaataacACGAGAAGATATCACAGAAGAATTAGAAGAAAATGCATACAAATTAGGATATGTTATGTTAAATAATGTATCTAAGGATTGTTCTACAGTTGTAAATGGAATAATAAGAGAGTCGGGAATCTGAATTTTATTTTCAGAATTAAGTGTTTCTTCTCCGTTTCCAATTCTAAGCAAATATTCACAAAATGTTGGATCATTTCTTGCGCGCATATTTTCAGATAAATGCAATTTCTCAAGCTTATTCCATATCTTAGAATATAATAAGCTTTCATaaataaaatcttctttttctCCATTT is from Capsicum annuum cultivar UCD-10X-F1 unplaced genomic scaffold, UCD10Xv1.1 ctg83355, whole genome shotgun sequence and encodes:
- the LOC124895640 gene encoding uncharacterized protein LOC124895640 (The sequence of the model RefSeq protein was modified relative to this genomic sequence to represent the inferred CDS: added 46 bases not found in genome assembly) — its product is MPSVFICGLSASENPFNGILTGLLTHGSGEFGKYYSLPALNDPCFKKRKAAMQLKRRETYRLRKNSRSHAFLVDPTTAVSERITSASCNSDFPQQTALTIRELPTLPEKASSYQICTNEPQDNLTRGEQICSSLSIYEIGCTSGMSTPHVATLMPTKGHTRIKKSVLLL